TGTCGCGGTATATCCGTCGCTAGGGTTCCAGTCTTCAAGCACCCAATGACCAACGACTTCCAAGTCTGACTTGTCCAGTGCTGCCTGAATTGAGCCAAAGCGCCGCGTGATGCTGGGATAAGTTTCTGGCAGGTTCTCAGCGTTCTCCAACTGCCCGATCACGGCAACTGTACGGGCTCCAGATTCAATGACTCGTTGCACCGCTTTGGCGCCAGATTCATATTCATTGGGAAGTACCGCTGTACTGGGATTCCCATCAAGGCCGTTAACTAGAACGGTCGGTAGACCAGTGGATGGAAGATCAAGTTCACGTTGGCGTGAATCCATAAACCCGAGAATCAATCCATCAACATCTCTGTGCGCCATTTGAGTAACAGCTTCTGCCAACTGATCTGGCTTACCAAAGGTTTCAGCAATCAGAACCGTGTGGTCGCGCCCTTCGGCGGCACGCAAGATGCCGGTGATCATTTCCGAGGCAAAGCGGGTAACAGTTACCTGATCTGAAATAAAACCGAGGGTTCGAGTCTTTCCACTGCGTAGTGATTGGGCCGCGGCATTCGGACGGTATCCCAGTTTCTTAGCAACCCCGCGAACACGTTCGCTGGTCTCTGCAGACAGACGCGTTCCGGGCTTATTATTCAGGATCATACTGACGGCAGCCTTCGACATACCTGAGGCCTGCGCAACGTCAGCAATGGTGACCCGCTTAGTTTTCGGTTTTTCCACTTTTCCTTCTTGCCACTGTCTTACCTGCAATATTCGACCCTAGTCTATTGCGAGGTCTGGGTCACACTGCTAAAGTTCTATGCTAAATGGATTTATCACACTCTTATTGAAGGATGGCAGCGTTGCCCAATACACAGCAGGTCGCGGTGAAGCGACCGGAGCTACACTTCACAGCAAAGAAAAACTGGATCAATGATCCCAACGGACTTTTCTTTGACGGAAAGCAGTACCACCTCTACTTCCAGCACAACCCGCACGGCGTTGGCCATGGCTACATGTCATGGGGCCACGCGGTCAGCACTGACTTAGTGAACTGGGAAGAACTACCGATCGCGATTCTCCACGGCGATGTCGCAGACATCTTCTCAGGCTCCATCGTGGTGGATCATGAAAACACCACTGGCTTTGGCGATGGAACGATTGCTCCGGTCATTGCGATTTACACCGCGGCCGCCAAAGACGAGACCAACCAGTCTCAGGCCATCGCGTACTCAGTTGATGGCGGCGCCACCTTCACCAAGTACGAGAACAACCCCGTACTTGATCGTGGCTCCAAAGACTTCCGCGA
The nucleotide sequence above comes from Glutamicibacter sp. B1. Encoded proteins:
- a CDS encoding LacI family DNA-binding transcriptional regulator is translated as MEKPKTKRVTIADVAQASGMSKAAVSMILNNKPGTRLSAETSERVRGVAKKLGYRPNAAAQSLRSGKTRTLGFISDQVTVTRFASEMITGILRAAEGRDHTVLIAETFGKPDQLAEAVTQMAHRDVDGLILGFMDSRQRELDLPSTGLPTVLVNGLDGNPSTAVLPNEYESGAKAVQRVIESGARTVAVIGQLENAENLPETYPSITRRFGSIQAALDKSDLEVVGHWVLEDWNPSDGYTATTQMLVEGHRPEAIICANDRVAMGVFQALAEQGLMPGKDLSVLSFDDEIIATYLRPQLSSIRLPYEEMGALAVELLLDGKLEPVEHQIDMPLIERDSMKNH